The DNA window CAAACTGCTGAAGCAGCCGCGCCGCCGTCCCCGCTGCCGTCTCGCGCGCCACCCTGAGCACAACCGTCCCCTCTTCCATTTCCGCTACTTCACCATACTCGTCCCAGTTGATGTTGGGCAGCCGCGAAAACCGGACTTCCAACCGCTTGTACGGCGCCAGCTTCTCCGTCAGCACCGAAAGTTCCCCGTCGTAAAGGAGCCGACCATAGTTAATGATCATCACCCGGTCACAAAGCGCAGCGACATCGCCCATGTAATGCGACGTCAACAAAATGGTCGTCTCGTGCTCCCGATTGTAATCAACGATAAAGCGGCGCACGTTTTCTTGCGTATGAACGTCAAGCCCGATCGTCGGCTCATCTAAAAATAACACGTGCGGCCGATGCAACAGCGCCGCCGCCAGCTCGCAGCGCATCCGCTGGCCAAGCGACAAGCTGCGCGTCGGCTTGTCCAACAGCGGCGCCAAATCAAGCAGCTCGGTGAGCTCCTCGAGCGTCTGGCGGAACGACCGATCGTCAATGTCATAAATGGCTTTATTGACCAAAAACGTCTCCATCGGCGGAATGTCCCAAATAAGCTGGCTTTTTTGCCCCATTACTAAGCTCATCATCTTTTTAAACTCCGGCTTTTGCTCAAACGGCACAAAACCGCCGACCGTGATCTCCCCTGATGTCGGGTGCAACAGGCCGGCAAGCATTTTCATCGTCGTCGTTTTCCCCGCCCCGTTCGGGCCTAAAAAACCGACAATCTCCCCTTTTTCGATCGTAAACGAAACATCTTTGACCGCCTCGACAACCCGGTAGTCACGATGCCATAAACTGCGCACCGCCTCAAGCCATCCGGCTTCGCGGCGATGGACACGGAACGATTTATGCAAATGGCTGACACGGATCACCACATTCATCCCCCAATATGCGCAATGCTGTTGACATTCTTTTGTTATATCACATTCAGAGGACGTGCTGCAAAGAAAAACATTTCATCATCTTTTCTCTATCGTTCCCATCTTTCGTCATGTATAATAATAGAGAAAAGAATCGAACGAGAAAGGGGGGTGTCGAATGGGGGAGATCACCAATGAAATGATTTGGCAAGCCATCAAAGAGCTCGCCGATCAACTTCAACAAACAAACGGACAAGTCGAGCAGCTCGCCAAACAAGTGCAACAAACGAACGAACAAGTCGAGCAGCTCGCCAAGCAAGTGCAACAAACGAACGAACAATTGCACCGGTTAAGCCAACAAGTGTCCGACATGGACCAGCGGCTCACCGATGTCGCCAACGGCCAAAAAATTTTAGTGGAAGAGCTGTTCGAAAACAAAAAGGAGATCAAGCGCGTCAAAATGGCGCTCAATCTGTATTAAGGCTGATCCTTTCGCCCGTTTTACAGATCCGCGAGCGAGAAAGCCCACTCCTTTAGGGGTGGGATGAAAGCGAGCCGTTTTCTGAATATTGAATGATTCTGAAAAAAATGGTATCCTGTCATCGCTAGAAGGAGGTGAATCCATGCCCACGATCACACTAAGGCTGGAGCTGCACAACCCAACGAACGTCAAACAAGACATGTACGAACGGATGACAGAAGTGAATACAGCGTTTGCGAATTGGCTGTTGGATCATCCTAAGCTGAATCAAGCGACGAGCAAAATTTTTAAAGAGTTCTCGTCGCAGCGGTTTCCTTCTGCCGTCGTGAATCAGACGATTCGAGAAGTAAAGTCCCAAAAGAAAAAACAAAAGGCAAAGAAGTTTCGAACATTATGGTGTTGCTTTAACAATCAAAACGTGAAGGTGGAAAAGAAAGGAGCGTTCTACACGGTTTCCTTCCCCACACTGGAGAAGCGAATCGGCGTGCCGGTCGTCACGCGCCCCTATCAAGAAGCATGGCTGAATCGGCTGATCAATGGAACCGCCAAACAAGGGGCCGCCAAGCTCTACAAAAAGAGAAAGAAATGGTGCTTGGCGATCGCGATCACCTTTGAAGTGAAGCCGCGACACGAAACAAAGGTGATGGGGGTTGACCTTGGGCTTCGCTATATCGCCGTGGCCAGCGTGGGAACGAAATCGTTGTTTTTCAAGGGCAGCCAATGCGCTTTTGTACGCCGACGATATGCGGCTTTGCGGCGAACGTTGGGCAAAGCCAAGAAACTCCATATGATTCGCAAAATCGGCCGTAAAGAGTCTTGCTGGATGAAGGATATGAATCATAAAATCAGCCGTCAAATCGTCCGTTTTGCCCTCGCCAACGGTGTTGGCGTGATTCGGATGGAAAAGTTGACGGGGATTCGAAAGCGGGCAGCATCGGCCAAAGAAGCAGGACGAAGCCTTCATTCTTGGGCGTTTCATCAACTGCAAACGATGATTGCCTATAAAGCGGAAATGGCGGGCATTCGGGTCGAGTGGGTGAAGCCGACCTATACAAGCCAAACATGCCGATGCGGGCATCGAGAGAAAGCGAACCGAAACGGCATCCACTTCCGATGCCAAAAGTGCGGATACACTCTCCACGCTGACTTGAATGGCGCGATCAACATCGCCAAAGCGATTTCGGGCTTCGCCGCCTAACCTAGCGCACTGGTCACAGGTGCGCCGCCCATCGGGGTACATCCTAACCCGATGGGACGGGGTGATGGCACACCCCTGAACTTGGGCGTTGTCCGAACCAGAAATGGATGAGGACGTGAGCGACCCAAGAATCCCACGGCTTTAGCCGTGTGGAGTGTCAACATTTCGCTGCTTTCCTCTCGATTTGTTTCTTATCTTTGCTTCACTCATCCAGAGGAGTTGAAAAAACGGGGCATTCCCGTCACCGCTGTCCACAACCATTGGTTGTTTGAGAAACCGCGGGCCATGTATATGCACTTTCAGTCGATCGAGCCCCCGCTTGAGTTTGCCCGTAAAGTGCGGGAAGCGTTTCGAGTATTAAAAGACTAGCGGATGGGGATGGAGTGCCCTTTTGTTGCCTCGATGGGTCTCCTTCATCGACCGAGCGTCGCCAAACGATCCTAGTAGCTCCTTCTCGGAAAAAGGTTTGCCGCGAACATTTTCTTTCTCCCCTGTTTAGGAGTTCTTCGCCCATATTCGGAGACCCGATCCCCATCGGCTAGACGATTGGAAGCAGCCGAGACCGAGGCGAAGGGCTTTCAACATCACTTGCGTCTTATTCTAAAATCCTTCTTTTTTGAAACCATCCCCCCGAACTATGCCTCGGGGGGGACCTTTTTCATCGCCCTTCTAGCTATTGGTCAAGCTAAGAACTCAACAGCAAATACTTGTTTTTGACGTGGATATCCAATTCGTTCGGCGTTCCGCCAAACACGACCGCTCCTTTGTTCAAAATATAGACGAAATCGGCCAGTTCCAACGCCATCGCTAAATTTTGCTCGACCAATAAGATTGTCAGCCCTTGTTGTTTCAACTGCCGAATAATTTCCGTCACTTCTTGCACCATCAACGGCGACAACCCTTCCGACGGCTCATCAAGAAGCAGCACTTTCGGATTGGTCAGCAGCGCTCTCCCGATCGACAGCATTTGCTGCTCCCCGCCGCTTAAATCGCCGCCCATCGACGACTCCCTTTCCTTCAACCGGGGGAACATGGCGTATATTTGATCCAATGTCCAACCATTTTCGGCCGGACGGTATGTTGTCATCAAGTTTTCTTTCACGGTCAAATTCGGAAAGATTCGTCTCCCTTGCGGAACAAGTCCAATCCCTAACCGCGATATTTGAAAACTCGCCTTATCTTGAATTTCCGTCTGTTCCAACACGATCTTCCCCGTTTTAGCCGGCACCATCCCCATAATGGAGTGGATCGTCGTCGTCTTCCCCATTCCGTTCCGGCCCAACAAAACGGTCACTTTTCCTTTTTCCACCGTCAACGAAACGTTGTGAAGGACATGGCTGTCTCCATAAAACGTATTAATGTTATAGACGTTCAGCACCGACTGTTTTCCCCTTCCCGATATAAATTTCGTTGACACGTTCGTCCCCCCGCACTTCATCAGGGGTTCCATCGATTAAAATATAGCCGTCATACAGCACAATCATGCGCTCGGCCAATCCAAACACAACATCGAGATCATGTTCGATCACCATGACGGTAAGATCCTTTGGCAACTGGTGAAGCAACTGAACAATGTAAGTGGTCTCGGCTTGGGACATGCCCGCTGTCGGTTCATCAAGCAACAGTACATCAGGCTCCATCGCAATGCCGAGCAAAATCTCGACTTGCCGCTGCTCACCGTACGACAACGTTTTTACTCGTTCATTGGCAATCTCCTTAAGCCCCCACGTCTCAAGCAAATGTTCCGCTTCCGCAAACAGCGCCGGCGCCCAGCGGGCATTTCTCGGTTTGAACCATACATTCGCCATTCCGCGCTTTCGCTGCAATACTAATAACAAGTTGTCGAGCACTGTCAATTCATTAAGCAGATTATTTTTCTGAAACGTGCGCACAATCCCTTCTTGCGCCCTTTTAACATTCGGCATGTTCGTCATTTCTCTTCCTTTATAATAGATCTTGCCTCCGGTGGGAAGGAGATCGCCCGCCAACAAGTGAAAGAACGTAGTTTTTCCTGCTCCGTTCGGGCCGATGATTCCGATTCGCTCGCCTTTTCTCACGCTGAGGGATACGTCCTTAATAATTTGCAAACCGCCGAAATGCTTGCTGATTCTGTCAACATGCAATATGACGTCCTTTTCCATTTTCCTCCCTCCTTATTGATTGGCCTCATTATTCACCAATGGTTTCGTGCCTTTTTGTGAAATCGGCAGCCTATGGGCAGCTAGTTTTTGAAACAGACGCGCAAAACCGACAAGCCCTTGCGGCATAAAAACAACGAAAAGAATGAAAATGATCCCGATAATCATCGTCCACACCGTTGTATAAGAACTGACGATCGTT is part of the Geobacillus sp. 46C-IIa genome and encodes:
- a CDS encoding ATP-binding cassette domain-containing protein, whose product is MIRVSHLHKSFRVHRREAGWLEAVRSLWHRDYRVVEAVKDVSFTIEKGEIVGFLGPNGAGKTTTMKMLAGLLHPTSGEITVGGFVPFEQKPEFKKMMSLVMGQKSQLIWDIPPMETFLVNKAIYDIDDRSFRQTLEELTELLDLAPLLDKPTRSLSLGQRMRCELAAALLHRPHVLFLDEPTIGLDVHTQENVRRFIVDYNREHETTILLTSHYMGDVAALCDRVMIINYGRLLYDGELSVLTEKLAPYKRLEVRFSRLPNINWDEYGEVAEMEEGTVVLRVARETAAGTAARLLQQFEVRDINIEDPPLEEVITRAFQGDGYGA
- a CDS encoding RNA-guided endonuclease TnpB family protein, producing MPTITLRLELHNPTNVKQDMYERMTEVNTAFANWLLDHPKLNQATSKIFKEFSSQRFPSAVVNQTIREVKSQKKKQKAKKFRTLWCCFNNQNVKVEKKGAFYTVSFPTLEKRIGVPVVTRPYQEAWLNRLINGTAKQGAAKLYKKRKKWCLAIAITFEVKPRHETKVMGVDLGLRYIAVASVGTKSLFFKGSQCAFVRRRYAALRRTLGKAKKLHMIRKIGRKESCWMKDMNHKISRQIVRFALANGVGVIRMEKLTGIRKRAASAKEAGRSLHSWAFHQLQTMIAYKAEMAGIRVEWVKPTYTSQTCRCGHREKANRNGIHFRCQKCGYTLHADLNGAINIAKAISGFAA
- a CDS encoding ABC transporter ATP-binding protein → MLNVYNINTFYGDSHVLHNVSLTVEKGKVTVLLGRNGMGKTTTIHSIMGMVPAKTGKIVLEQTEIQDKASFQISRLGIGLVPQGRRIFPNLTVKENLMTTYRPAENGWTLDQIYAMFPRLKERESSMGGDLSGGEQQMLSIGRALLTNPKVLLLDEPSEGLSPLMVQEVTEIIRQLKQQGLTILLVEQNLAMALELADFVYILNKGAVVFGGTPNELDIHVKNKYLLLSS
- a CDS encoding ABC transporter ATP-binding protein is translated as MEKDVILHVDRISKHFGGLQIIKDVSLSVRKGERIGIIGPNGAGKTTFFHLLAGDLLPTGGKIYYKGREMTNMPNVKRAQEGIVRTFQKNNLLNELTVLDNLLLVLQRKRGMANVWFKPRNARWAPALFAEAEHLLETWGLKEIANERVKTLSYGEQRQVEILLGIAMEPDVLLLDEPTAGMSQAETTYIVQLLHQLPKDLTVMVIEHDLDVVFGLAERMIVLYDGYILIDGTPDEVRGDERVNEIYIGKGKTVGAERL